One genomic segment of Myxocyprinus asiaticus isolate MX2 ecotype Aquarium Trade chromosome 14, UBuf_Myxa_2, whole genome shotgun sequence includes these proteins:
- the hgs gene encoding hepatocyte growth factor-regulated tyrosine kinase substrate isoform X5 yields the protein MGKGGGTFERLLDKATSQLLLETDWESILQICDLIRQGDTQAKYAIGAIKKKLNDKNPHVALYALEVLESVVKNCGQTIHDEVACKQTMEELKELFKKQPEPNVKNKILYLIQAWSHAFRNEPKYKVVQDTYQIMKVEGHVFPEFKESDAMFAAERAPDWVDAEECHRCRVLFGVMTRKHHCRACGQIFCGKCSSKYSTIPKFGIEKEVRVCEPCFELLNKKAEGKSASAGQSELPPEYLTSPLSQQSQVVPTESMPPKRDEAALQEEEELQLAIALSQSEAEEKERMKHKNTYSAYPKADPTPVTSSAPPVSTLYTSPMNSSAPSAEEVDPELARYLNRTYWEKKQEEARKSPTPSAPAPVSLAEPVPISQPVESHTPVQPINIVEQYQNGESEENHEQFLKVLQNAVTTFLNRMKSNHMRGRSITNDSAVLSFFQSINNMHPQLLEILNQLDEKRLYYEGLQDKLAQVRDARGALNALRDEHREKLRRAAEEAERQRQIQLAQKLEIMRQKKQEYLEMQRQLAIQRLQEQEKERQMRLEQQKHTIQMRAQMPAFSLPYAQMQSLPPNVTGGVVYPPAGPPSYPGTFSPAGSVEGSPMHGVYMNQPGQTGAGGPYQAMPVSATDPNMVNAYMYQTAGTSGQPAAPGQAPPTTTPAYTNYQPTPTQGYQNVVSQAQSLPPMSQAAPTNGMAYMGYQPYNMQNMMTALPGQDPNMPPQQQYMHGQQPMYQQMAPPGGPQQPSQQQPPQALPGSAEAQLISFD from the exons ATGGGCAAAGGCGGTGGTACATTTGAGAGACTGTTGG ATAAAGCTACCAGTCAGCTGCTGCTGGAAACAGACTGGGAGTCCATTTTGCAGATTTGTGACCTCATTCGCCAAGGCGATACACA GGCAAAATATGCAATCGGTGCCATCAAGAAGAAACTCAATGATAAAAATCCACACGTAGCACTTTATGCTCTTGAG GTTCTGGAGTCAGTGGTGAAGAACTGTGGCCAGACAATTCATGATGAAGTGGCTTGTAAGCAGACAATGGAAGAGCTGAAAGAGCTGTTTAAG AAACAACCTGAACCGAACGTGAAGAACAAGATTCTTTATCTGATCCAGGCCTGGTCCCACGCCTTCCGCAACGAGCCCAAGTACAAAGTCGTCCAGGACACCTATCAGATCATGAAGGTAGAAG GTCACGTCTTCCCAGAATTCAAGGAGAGCGATGCCATGTTTGCAGCAGAGAGG GCCCCTGATTGGGTTGATGCAGAGGAATGCCACAGATGTAGGGTTCTGTTTGGAGTAATGACCCGCAAG CATCACTGCAGGGCTTGTGGGCAGATTTTTTGTGGGAAGTGCTCTTCTAAGTACTCTACCATTCCTAAATTTGGCATTGAGAAGGAGGTGCGTGTGTGTGAGCCCTGCTTCGAACTTCTCAACAA GAAAGCTGAAGGGAAGAGTGCCAGTGCTGGGCAGTCTGAGCTCCCCCCTGAGTACCTGACCAGTCCTCTGTCCCAGCAGTCTCAGGTAGTGCCCACCGAATCA ATGCCTCCTAAGAGAGACGAGGCGGCACTTCAGGAAGAAGAGGAGCTGCAGCTGGCCATCGCTCTGTCTCAGAGTGAAGCTGAAGAGAAGGAGAGGATG AAACATAAGAACACATACTCTGCATACCCTAAAGCTGACCCCACACCTGTGACCTCCTCTGCCCCACCTGTCAGCACTCTCTACACCTCACCCATG AACTCATCAGCTCCATCTGCTGAAGAAGTGGATCCAGAG cTGGCTCGTTACCTGAACAGAACTTACTGGGAGAAGAAACAGGAAGAGGCTCGGAAGAGTCCCACCCCCTCTGCTCCTGCCCCCGTTTCATTGGCTGAGCCTGTGCCAATCAGCCAACCAGTGGAGAGCCACACCCCAGTCCAACCCATCAACATAGTGGAG CAGTATCAGAATGGCGAATCGGAGGAGAACCACGAGCAGTTCCTGAAGGTCTTGCAGAATGCCGTCACCACCTTCCTCAACCGCATGAAGAGCAACCACATGCGTGGGCGCAGCATCACCAATGACAGTGCGGTGCTCTCTTTCTTCCAGTCCATCAACAACATGCACCCGCAGCTGCTCGAGATTCTCAACCAGCTGGATGAGAAGAGAT TGTACTATGAGGGACTTCAGGACAAACTGGCGCAGGTGCGTGATGCGCGGGGGGCTCTGAACGCTCTGAGAGATGAACACAGAGAGAAACTGCGGAGGGCTGCGGAGGAGGCTGAAAGACAGAGACAAATCCAGCTCGCCCAGAAACTGGAGATCATGAGGCAGAAGAAACAG GAATACTTGgagatgcagaggcagctggcCATTCAACGTCTTCAAGAGCAGGAGAAGGAGAGACAGATGCGTCTGGAGCAGCAGAAACACACCATACAGATGAGAGCACAGATGCCTGCATTCTCTCTGCCTTATGCCCAG ATGCAGTCACTGCCTCCTAATGTGACAGGAGGGGTGGTGTATCCCCCGGCTGGTCCTCCCAGTTATCCAGGCACGTTCAGCCCTGCTGGTTCAGTGGAAGGGTCGCCCATGCATGGCGTCTATATGAACCAGCCTGGACAAACAGGAGCTGGTGGCCCATACCAGGCAATGCCTGTGTCAGCTACAG ATCCCAACATGGTGAACGCTTACATGTACCAGACTGCAGGCACCAGCGGACAGCCTGCCGCTCCAGGACAAGCCCCTCCTACAACCACACCTGCCTATACTAATTACCAGCCCACACCCACACAGGGATACCAG AATGTGGTGTCTCAAGCTCAGAGTTTGCCCCCTATGTCCCAGGCTGCCCCTACCAATGGCATGGCCTATATGGGTTACCAGCCATACAACATGCAG AATATGATGACAGCTCTTCCAGGACAAGACCCCAACATGCCTCCCCAACAGCAGTACATGCATGGGCAACAGCCTATGTACCAGCAG ATGGCTCCCCCTGGTGGTCCTCAGCAGCCATCACAACAGCAGCCACCACAGGCTCTTCCAGGCAGTGCAGAGGCTCAGCTCATTTCGTTTGACTAA
- the hgs gene encoding hepatocyte growth factor-regulated tyrosine kinase substrate isoform X6 — MGKGGGTFERLLDKATSQLLLETDWESILQICDLIRQGDTQAKYAIGAIKKKLNDKNPHVALYALEVLESVVKNCGQTIHDEVACKQTMEELKELFKKQPEPNVKNKILYLIQAWSHAFRNEPKYKVVQDTYQIMKVEGHVFPEFKESDAMFAAERAPDWVDAEECHRCRVLFGVMTRKHHCRACGQIFCGKCSSKYSTIPKFGIEKEVRVCEPCFELLNKKAEGKSASAGQSELPPEYLTSPLSQQSQMPPKRDEAALQEEEELQLAIALSQSEAEEKERMKHKNTYSAYPKADPTPVTSSAPPVSTLYTSPMNSSAPSAEEVDPELARYLNRTYWEKKQEEARKSPTPSAPAPVSLAEPVPISQPVESHTPVQPINIVEQQYQNGESEENHEQFLKVLQNAVTTFLNRMKSNHMRGRSITNDSAVLSFFQSINNMHPQLLEILNQLDEKRLYYEGLQDKLAQVRDARGALNALRDEHREKLRRAAEEAERQRQIQLAQKLEIMRQKKQEYLEMQRQLAIQRLQEQEKERQMRLEQQKHTIQMRAQMPAFSLPYAQMQSLPPNVTGGVVYPPAGPPSYPGTFSPAGSVEGSPMHGVYMNQPGQTGAGGPYQAMPVSATDPNMVNAYMYQTAGTSGQPAAPGQAPPTTTPAYTNYQPTPTQGYQNVVSQAQSLPPMSQAAPTNGMAYMGYQPYNMQNMMTALPGQDPNMPPQQQYMHGQQPMYQQMAPPGGPQQPSQQQPPQALPGSAEAQLISFD; from the exons ATGGGCAAAGGCGGTGGTACATTTGAGAGACTGTTGG ATAAAGCTACCAGTCAGCTGCTGCTGGAAACAGACTGGGAGTCCATTTTGCAGATTTGTGACCTCATTCGCCAAGGCGATACACA GGCAAAATATGCAATCGGTGCCATCAAGAAGAAACTCAATGATAAAAATCCACACGTAGCACTTTATGCTCTTGAG GTTCTGGAGTCAGTGGTGAAGAACTGTGGCCAGACAATTCATGATGAAGTGGCTTGTAAGCAGACAATGGAAGAGCTGAAAGAGCTGTTTAAG AAACAACCTGAACCGAACGTGAAGAACAAGATTCTTTATCTGATCCAGGCCTGGTCCCACGCCTTCCGCAACGAGCCCAAGTACAAAGTCGTCCAGGACACCTATCAGATCATGAAGGTAGAAG GTCACGTCTTCCCAGAATTCAAGGAGAGCGATGCCATGTTTGCAGCAGAGAGG GCCCCTGATTGGGTTGATGCAGAGGAATGCCACAGATGTAGGGTTCTGTTTGGAGTAATGACCCGCAAG CATCACTGCAGGGCTTGTGGGCAGATTTTTTGTGGGAAGTGCTCTTCTAAGTACTCTACCATTCCTAAATTTGGCATTGAGAAGGAGGTGCGTGTGTGTGAGCCCTGCTTCGAACTTCTCAACAA GAAAGCTGAAGGGAAGAGTGCCAGTGCTGGGCAGTCTGAGCTCCCCCCTGAGTACCTGACCAGTCCTCTGTCCCAGCAGTCTCAG ATGCCTCCTAAGAGAGACGAGGCGGCACTTCAGGAAGAAGAGGAGCTGCAGCTGGCCATCGCTCTGTCTCAGAGTGAAGCTGAAGAGAAGGAGAGGATG AAACATAAGAACACATACTCTGCATACCCTAAAGCTGACCCCACACCTGTGACCTCCTCTGCCCCACCTGTCAGCACTCTCTACACCTCACCCATG AACTCATCAGCTCCATCTGCTGAAGAAGTGGATCCAGAG cTGGCTCGTTACCTGAACAGAACTTACTGGGAGAAGAAACAGGAAGAGGCTCGGAAGAGTCCCACCCCCTCTGCTCCTGCCCCCGTTTCATTGGCTGAGCCTGTGCCAATCAGCCAACCAGTGGAGAGCCACACCCCAGTCCAACCCATCAACATAGTGGAG CAGCAGTATCAGAATGGCGAATCGGAGGAGAACCACGAGCAGTTCCTGAAGGTCTTGCAGAATGCCGTCACCACCTTCCTCAACCGCATGAAGAGCAACCACATGCGTGGGCGCAGCATCACCAATGACAGTGCGGTGCTCTCTTTCTTCCAGTCCATCAACAACATGCACCCGCAGCTGCTCGAGATTCTCAACCAGCTGGATGAGAAGAGAT TGTACTATGAGGGACTTCAGGACAAACTGGCGCAGGTGCGTGATGCGCGGGGGGCTCTGAACGCTCTGAGAGATGAACACAGAGAGAAACTGCGGAGGGCTGCGGAGGAGGCTGAAAGACAGAGACAAATCCAGCTCGCCCAGAAACTGGAGATCATGAGGCAGAAGAAACAG GAATACTTGgagatgcagaggcagctggcCATTCAACGTCTTCAAGAGCAGGAGAAGGAGAGACAGATGCGTCTGGAGCAGCAGAAACACACCATACAGATGAGAGCACAGATGCCTGCATTCTCTCTGCCTTATGCCCAG ATGCAGTCACTGCCTCCTAATGTGACAGGAGGGGTGGTGTATCCCCCGGCTGGTCCTCCCAGTTATCCAGGCACGTTCAGCCCTGCTGGTTCAGTGGAAGGGTCGCCCATGCATGGCGTCTATATGAACCAGCCTGGACAAACAGGAGCTGGTGGCCCATACCAGGCAATGCCTGTGTCAGCTACAG ATCCCAACATGGTGAACGCTTACATGTACCAGACTGCAGGCACCAGCGGACAGCCTGCCGCTCCAGGACAAGCCCCTCCTACAACCACACCTGCCTATACTAATTACCAGCCCACACCCACACAGGGATACCAG AATGTGGTGTCTCAAGCTCAGAGTTTGCCCCCTATGTCCCAGGCTGCCCCTACCAATGGCATGGCCTATATGGGTTACCAGCCATACAACATGCAG AATATGATGACAGCTCTTCCAGGACAAGACCCCAACATGCCTCCCCAACAGCAGTACATGCATGGGCAACAGCCTATGTACCAGCAG ATGGCTCCCCCTGGTGGTCCTCAGCAGCCATCACAACAGCAGCCACCACAGGCTCTTCCAGGCAGTGCAGAGGCTCAGCTCATTTCGTTTGACTAA
- the hgs gene encoding hepatocyte growth factor-regulated tyrosine kinase substrate isoform X3, with the protein MGKGGGTFERLLDKATSQLLLETDWESILQICDLIRQGDTQAKYAIGAIKKKLNDKNPHVALYALEVLESVVKNCGQTIHDEVACKQTMEELKELFKKQPEPNVKNKILYLIQAWSHAFRNEPKYKVVQDTYQIMKVEGHVFPEFKESDAMFAAERAPDWVDAEECHRCRVLFGVMTRKHHCRACGQIFCGKCSSKYSTIPKFGIEKEVRVCEPCFELLNNHPSLSPPPRKAEGKSASAGQSELPPEYLTSPLSQQSQMPPKRDEAALQEEEELQLAIALSQSEAEEKERMKHKNTYSAYPKADPTPVTSSAPPVSTLYTSPMNSSAPSAEEVDPELARYLNRTYWEKKQEEARKSPTPSAPAPVSLAEPVPISQPVESHTPVQPINIVEQQYQNGESEENHEQFLKVLQNAVTTFLNRMKSNHMRGRSITNDSAVLSFFQSINNMHPQLLEILNQLDEKRLYYEGLQDKLAQVRDARGALNALRDEHREKLRRAAEEAERQRQIQLAQKLEIMRQKKQEYLEMQRQLAIQRLQEQEKERQMRLEQQKHTIQMRAQMPAFSLPYAQMQSLPPNVTGGVVYPPAGPPSYPGTFSPAGSVEGSPMHGVYMNQPGQTGAGGPYQAMPVSATDPNMVNAYMYQTAGTSGQPAAPGQAPPTTTPAYTNYQPTPTQGYQNVVSQAQSLPPMSQAAPTNGMAYMGYQPYNMQNMMTALPGQDPNMPPQQQYMHGQQPMYQQMAPPGGPQQPSQQQPPQALPGSAEAQLISFD; encoded by the exons ATGGGCAAAGGCGGTGGTACATTTGAGAGACTGTTGG ATAAAGCTACCAGTCAGCTGCTGCTGGAAACAGACTGGGAGTCCATTTTGCAGATTTGTGACCTCATTCGCCAAGGCGATACACA GGCAAAATATGCAATCGGTGCCATCAAGAAGAAACTCAATGATAAAAATCCACACGTAGCACTTTATGCTCTTGAG GTTCTGGAGTCAGTGGTGAAGAACTGTGGCCAGACAATTCATGATGAAGTGGCTTGTAAGCAGACAATGGAAGAGCTGAAAGAGCTGTTTAAG AAACAACCTGAACCGAACGTGAAGAACAAGATTCTTTATCTGATCCAGGCCTGGTCCCACGCCTTCCGCAACGAGCCCAAGTACAAAGTCGTCCAGGACACCTATCAGATCATGAAGGTAGAAG GTCACGTCTTCCCAGAATTCAAGGAGAGCGATGCCATGTTTGCAGCAGAGAGG GCCCCTGATTGGGTTGATGCAGAGGAATGCCACAGATGTAGGGTTCTGTTTGGAGTAATGACCCGCAAG CATCACTGCAGGGCTTGTGGGCAGATTTTTTGTGGGAAGTGCTCTTCTAAGTACTCTACCATTCCTAAATTTGGCATTGAGAAGGAGGTGCGTGTGTGTGAGCCCTGCTTCGAACTTCTCAACAA CCACCCCTCCCTCTCTCCCCCTCCTAGGAAAGCTGAAGGGAAGAGTGCCAGTGCTGGGCAGTCTGAGCTCCCCCCTGAGTACCTGACCAGTCCTCTGTCCCAGCAGTCTCAG ATGCCTCCTAAGAGAGACGAGGCGGCACTTCAGGAAGAAGAGGAGCTGCAGCTGGCCATCGCTCTGTCTCAGAGTGAAGCTGAAGAGAAGGAGAGGATG AAACATAAGAACACATACTCTGCATACCCTAAAGCTGACCCCACACCTGTGACCTCCTCTGCCCCACCTGTCAGCACTCTCTACACCTCACCCATG AACTCATCAGCTCCATCTGCTGAAGAAGTGGATCCAGAG cTGGCTCGTTACCTGAACAGAACTTACTGGGAGAAGAAACAGGAAGAGGCTCGGAAGAGTCCCACCCCCTCTGCTCCTGCCCCCGTTTCATTGGCTGAGCCTGTGCCAATCAGCCAACCAGTGGAGAGCCACACCCCAGTCCAACCCATCAACATAGTGGAG CAGCAGTATCAGAATGGCGAATCGGAGGAGAACCACGAGCAGTTCCTGAAGGTCTTGCAGAATGCCGTCACCACCTTCCTCAACCGCATGAAGAGCAACCACATGCGTGGGCGCAGCATCACCAATGACAGTGCGGTGCTCTCTTTCTTCCAGTCCATCAACAACATGCACCCGCAGCTGCTCGAGATTCTCAACCAGCTGGATGAGAAGAGAT TGTACTATGAGGGACTTCAGGACAAACTGGCGCAGGTGCGTGATGCGCGGGGGGCTCTGAACGCTCTGAGAGATGAACACAGAGAGAAACTGCGGAGGGCTGCGGAGGAGGCTGAAAGACAGAGACAAATCCAGCTCGCCCAGAAACTGGAGATCATGAGGCAGAAGAAACAG GAATACTTGgagatgcagaggcagctggcCATTCAACGTCTTCAAGAGCAGGAGAAGGAGAGACAGATGCGTCTGGAGCAGCAGAAACACACCATACAGATGAGAGCACAGATGCCTGCATTCTCTCTGCCTTATGCCCAG ATGCAGTCACTGCCTCCTAATGTGACAGGAGGGGTGGTGTATCCCCCGGCTGGTCCTCCCAGTTATCCAGGCACGTTCAGCCCTGCTGGTTCAGTGGAAGGGTCGCCCATGCATGGCGTCTATATGAACCAGCCTGGACAAACAGGAGCTGGTGGCCCATACCAGGCAATGCCTGTGTCAGCTACAG ATCCCAACATGGTGAACGCTTACATGTACCAGACTGCAGGCACCAGCGGACAGCCTGCCGCTCCAGGACAAGCCCCTCCTACAACCACACCTGCCTATACTAATTACCAGCCCACACCCACACAGGGATACCAG AATGTGGTGTCTCAAGCTCAGAGTTTGCCCCCTATGTCCCAGGCTGCCCCTACCAATGGCATGGCCTATATGGGTTACCAGCCATACAACATGCAG AATATGATGACAGCTCTTCCAGGACAAGACCCCAACATGCCTCCCCAACAGCAGTACATGCATGGGCAACAGCCTATGTACCAGCAG ATGGCTCCCCCTGGTGGTCCTCAGCAGCCATCACAACAGCAGCCACCACAGGCTCTTCCAGGCAGTGCAGAGGCTCAGCTCATTTCGTTTGACTAA
- the hgs gene encoding hepatocyte growth factor-regulated tyrosine kinase substrate isoform X7: MGKGGGTFERLLDKATSQLLLETDWESILQICDLIRQGDTQAKYAIGAIKKKLNDKNPHVALYALEVLESVVKNCGQTIHDEVACKQTMEELKELFKKQPEPNVKNKILYLIQAWSHAFRNEPKYKVVQDTYQIMKVEGHVFPEFKESDAMFAAERAPDWVDAEECHRCRVLFGVMTRKHHCRACGQIFCGKCSSKYSTIPKFGIEKEVRVCEPCFELLNKKAEGKSASAGQSELPPEYLTSPLSQQSQMPPKRDEAALQEEEELQLAIALSQSEAEEKERMKHKNTYSAYPKADPTPVTSSAPPVSTLYTSPMNSSAPSAEEVDPELARYLNRTYWEKKQEEARKSPTPSAPAPVSLAEPVPISQPVESHTPVQPINIVEQYQNGESEENHEQFLKVLQNAVTTFLNRMKSNHMRGRSITNDSAVLSFFQSINNMHPQLLEILNQLDEKRLYYEGLQDKLAQVRDARGALNALRDEHREKLRRAAEEAERQRQIQLAQKLEIMRQKKQEYLEMQRQLAIQRLQEQEKERQMRLEQQKHTIQMRAQMPAFSLPYAQMQSLPPNVTGGVVYPPAGPPSYPGTFSPAGSVEGSPMHGVYMNQPGQTGAGGPYQAMPVSATDPNMVNAYMYQTAGTSGQPAAPGQAPPTTTPAYTNYQPTPTQGYQNVVSQAQSLPPMSQAAPTNGMAYMGYQPYNMQNMMTALPGQDPNMPPQQQYMHGQQPMYQQMAPPGGPQQPSQQQPPQALPGSAEAQLISFD, from the exons ATGGGCAAAGGCGGTGGTACATTTGAGAGACTGTTGG ATAAAGCTACCAGTCAGCTGCTGCTGGAAACAGACTGGGAGTCCATTTTGCAGATTTGTGACCTCATTCGCCAAGGCGATACACA GGCAAAATATGCAATCGGTGCCATCAAGAAGAAACTCAATGATAAAAATCCACACGTAGCACTTTATGCTCTTGAG GTTCTGGAGTCAGTGGTGAAGAACTGTGGCCAGACAATTCATGATGAAGTGGCTTGTAAGCAGACAATGGAAGAGCTGAAAGAGCTGTTTAAG AAACAACCTGAACCGAACGTGAAGAACAAGATTCTTTATCTGATCCAGGCCTGGTCCCACGCCTTCCGCAACGAGCCCAAGTACAAAGTCGTCCAGGACACCTATCAGATCATGAAGGTAGAAG GTCACGTCTTCCCAGAATTCAAGGAGAGCGATGCCATGTTTGCAGCAGAGAGG GCCCCTGATTGGGTTGATGCAGAGGAATGCCACAGATGTAGGGTTCTGTTTGGAGTAATGACCCGCAAG CATCACTGCAGGGCTTGTGGGCAGATTTTTTGTGGGAAGTGCTCTTCTAAGTACTCTACCATTCCTAAATTTGGCATTGAGAAGGAGGTGCGTGTGTGTGAGCCCTGCTTCGAACTTCTCAACAA GAAAGCTGAAGGGAAGAGTGCCAGTGCTGGGCAGTCTGAGCTCCCCCCTGAGTACCTGACCAGTCCTCTGTCCCAGCAGTCTCAG ATGCCTCCTAAGAGAGACGAGGCGGCACTTCAGGAAGAAGAGGAGCTGCAGCTGGCCATCGCTCTGTCTCAGAGTGAAGCTGAAGAGAAGGAGAGGATG AAACATAAGAACACATACTCTGCATACCCTAAAGCTGACCCCACACCTGTGACCTCCTCTGCCCCACCTGTCAGCACTCTCTACACCTCACCCATG AACTCATCAGCTCCATCTGCTGAAGAAGTGGATCCAGAG cTGGCTCGTTACCTGAACAGAACTTACTGGGAGAAGAAACAGGAAGAGGCTCGGAAGAGTCCCACCCCCTCTGCTCCTGCCCCCGTTTCATTGGCTGAGCCTGTGCCAATCAGCCAACCAGTGGAGAGCCACACCCCAGTCCAACCCATCAACATAGTGGAG CAGTATCAGAATGGCGAATCGGAGGAGAACCACGAGCAGTTCCTGAAGGTCTTGCAGAATGCCGTCACCACCTTCCTCAACCGCATGAAGAGCAACCACATGCGTGGGCGCAGCATCACCAATGACAGTGCGGTGCTCTCTTTCTTCCAGTCCATCAACAACATGCACCCGCAGCTGCTCGAGATTCTCAACCAGCTGGATGAGAAGAGAT TGTACTATGAGGGACTTCAGGACAAACTGGCGCAGGTGCGTGATGCGCGGGGGGCTCTGAACGCTCTGAGAGATGAACACAGAGAGAAACTGCGGAGGGCTGCGGAGGAGGCTGAAAGACAGAGACAAATCCAGCTCGCCCAGAAACTGGAGATCATGAGGCAGAAGAAACAG GAATACTTGgagatgcagaggcagctggcCATTCAACGTCTTCAAGAGCAGGAGAAGGAGAGACAGATGCGTCTGGAGCAGCAGAAACACACCATACAGATGAGAGCACAGATGCCTGCATTCTCTCTGCCTTATGCCCAG ATGCAGTCACTGCCTCCTAATGTGACAGGAGGGGTGGTGTATCCCCCGGCTGGTCCTCCCAGTTATCCAGGCACGTTCAGCCCTGCTGGTTCAGTGGAAGGGTCGCCCATGCATGGCGTCTATATGAACCAGCCTGGACAAACAGGAGCTGGTGGCCCATACCAGGCAATGCCTGTGTCAGCTACAG ATCCCAACATGGTGAACGCTTACATGTACCAGACTGCAGGCACCAGCGGACAGCCTGCCGCTCCAGGACAAGCCCCTCCTACAACCACACCTGCCTATACTAATTACCAGCCCACACCCACACAGGGATACCAG AATGTGGTGTCTCAAGCTCAGAGTTTGCCCCCTATGTCCCAGGCTGCCCCTACCAATGGCATGGCCTATATGGGTTACCAGCCATACAACATGCAG AATATGATGACAGCTCTTCCAGGACAAGACCCCAACATGCCTCCCCAACAGCAGTACATGCATGGGCAACAGCCTATGTACCAGCAG ATGGCTCCCCCTGGTGGTCCTCAGCAGCCATCACAACAGCAGCCACCACAGGCTCTTCCAGGCAGTGCAGAGGCTCAGCTCATTTCGTTTGACTAA